From Psychroflexus torquis ATCC 700755, the proteins below share one genomic window:
- a CDS encoding DUF262 domain-containing protein, with translation MEENNQNIDENQILNEPLEAGDGTEKEQIDDSLELMEKPFDPTLIKIETNTPNLNSLIRRIEDNSIQMNTSNYFQRGDDLWNKTQQSRLIESILIRFPLPAFFFDASDNNNWLIVDGLQRLSSIRNFAVLKNHPLTNLEFLTHLNGKYWDDLPANLKRDIEEAQVVIYKIMPGTPPDVKFNIFKRINTGGLVLESQEIRHALFQGRPSEFISELAKNEDFLKATEHRINPRRMLDRDFANRFLSFYMLGVENYGTKEFGQDLDSYMSKAMATIYDKKEEELSDIKTAFSKSMKLAKAIFKDEAFRKVYKDYQRKPPINKALFDTLSTQLALLTDKEQEVLKSNKGKFKRLLKNTLAEDEHLFTSLTSSTGNKTKTQYRHNKVKELIQDVIKDRI, from the coding sequence ATGGAGGAAAACAATCAAAATATAGACGAAAACCAAATTCTAAATGAACCATTAGAAGCAGGTGATGGTACAGAGAAAGAGCAAATAGATGATAGTTTGGAATTAATGGAAAAACCATTTGATCCTACTTTAATTAAAATTGAAACTAATACACCTAACTTAAATTCATTAATAAGAAGAATAGAAGATAATAGTATTCAAATGAATACATCTAACTATTTTCAAAGAGGTGATGATTTATGGAACAAAACCCAGCAAAGTAGATTAATAGAAAGTATATTAATACGTTTTCCGCTACCTGCATTTTTCTTTGATGCAAGTGACAATAATAATTGGTTAATTGTAGATGGCTTACAAAGATTAAGCAGTATTAGAAATTTTGCTGTTTTAAAAAACCACCCATTAACTAACTTAGAATTTCTGACACATCTCAACGGTAAATATTGGGACGATTTACCTGCAAATCTAAAACGTGATATTGAAGAAGCACAAGTTGTAATTTACAAAATAATGCCAGGAACACCACCTGATGTAAAGTTCAATATTTTCAAAAGAATTAATACAGGTGGTTTAGTTTTAGAATCCCAAGAAATTCGACACGCTTTATTTCAAGGCAGACCTTCTGAATTTATAAGTGAATTAGCGAAAAATGAAGATTTTCTAAAAGCAACAGAACACAGAATAAATCCTCGTAGAATGTTAGACCGTGATTTTGCTAATCGGTTTTTAAGTTTTTATATGTTGGGTGTTGAAAATTATGGCACAAAAGAGTTTGGTCAAGATTTAGATTCCTATATGAGTAAAGCAATGGCAACTATATATGATAAAAAAGAAGAAGAACTTTCAGATATAAAAACAGCGTTTTCTAAATCAATGAAATTAGCAAAAGCCATTTTTAAGGACGAAGCATTTAGAAAGGTCTATAAAGACTACCAAAGAAAACCCCCTATAAATAAAGCCTTATTTGACACCCTTTCTACGCAACTTGCCCTATTAACAGATAAAGAGCAAGAAGTATTAAAAAGCAATAAAGGCAAGTTTAAACGCCTACTTAAAAACACCTTAGCAGAAGATGAACATTTGTTTACATCACTAACAAGTTCTACAGGTAATAAAACCAAGACACAATACAGACATAATAAGGTTAAAGAACTAATTCAAGATGTAATAAAGGACAGAATATGA
- a CDS encoding helix-turn-helix domain-containing protein has protein sequence MNRIKKVLEEKGIKQKWLAEKLDKSYNIVNGYVQNRQQPRLEILMNIAEILDVDVKDLIISTKEI, from the coding sequence ATGAACAGAATAAAAAAAGTACTCGAAGAAAAAGGTATTAAGCAAAAATGGTTGGCTGAAAAATTAGACAAAAGCTACAACATTGTGAATGGTTATGTGCAAAACAGACAACAACCAAGACTGGAAATATTAATGAATATTGCTGAAATACTTGATGTTGACGTGAAAGATTTGATAATATCTACCAAAGAAATATAG